A genomic stretch from Gammaproteobacteria bacterium includes:
- a CDS encoding NAD(P)-dependent oxidoreductase: MSLKGKTLFITGGSRGIGKAIALRAARDGANIVIASKTDKPHKVLPGTIHTAAKEIVDAGGQALAAQMDVRNERAIADAVERTVDEFGGIDIMVNNASAINLTGTLETPMRRFDLMFSVNVRGTFACSQACLPHLLKADNPHILNISPPLNMEPNWFGPHVAYTMSKYGMSQCVLGMAEEFASRVSVNALWPRTLIATAALKMIPGMDPRNGRKPEIMADAAHAVLTQTDRSYTGQFLIDDDVLRAAGVTDFDDYAVEPGFPLTTDLFL, translated from the coding sequence GGCAAGGCCATTGCGCTGCGTGCCGCCCGTGATGGCGCCAATATCGTCATTGCGTCGAAAACCGACAAACCGCACAAGGTGCTGCCCGGTACAATACACACTGCGGCGAAGGAAATTGTCGACGCGGGCGGCCAGGCGCTGGCGGCACAAATGGATGTACGCAACGAGCGCGCCATCGCCGACGCCGTGGAACGCACGGTCGACGAGTTCGGCGGCATCGATATCATGGTCAACAACGCCAGCGCCATCAATCTCACCGGCACGCTGGAAACACCGATGCGGCGCTTCGATTTGATGTTTTCGGTGAACGTGCGCGGCACTTTTGCCTGCTCGCAGGCCTGCCTGCCGCACCTGTTGAAGGCGGACAACCCGCATATCCTGAATATCTCGCCGCCGCTGAACATGGAACCGAACTGGTTTGGCCCGCATGTTGCCTACACCATGTCCAAATACGGCATGAGCCAGTGTGTGCTCGGCATGGCCGAGGAATTCGCCAGCCGTGTTTCGGTAAACGCGCTGTGGCCGCGCACCCTCATTGCCACCGCCGCGCTGAAAATGATTCCCGGCATGGATCCGCGCAACGGCCGCAAGCCCGAGATCATGGCCGACGCCGCGCACGCCGTGCTGACACAGACCGACCGCAGCTACACCGGGCAATTTCTCATCGACGACGACGTGCTGCGCGCCGCCGGCGTCACCGACTTCGATGACTATGCCGTCGAGCCCGGCTTTCCGCTCACCACCGACCTCTTTTTATAG